A window of the Hordeum vulgare subsp. vulgare chromosome 5H, MorexV3_pseudomolecules_assembly, whole genome shotgun sequence genome harbors these coding sequences:
- the LOC123397090 gene encoding F-box/FBD/LRR-repeat protein At1g51370-like, whose amino-acid sequence MGDVAAASKRRRDGPESPAMRHDTSLDHISRLPDEILGTIISLIPDTKDAGRTTVLSSRWRHLWRSAPLNLAVNRRLSKRKHDCIAIVSKILAAHRGPARRLSLGAIRLSRDRYAKFDGWFQSSALNGLQELDFSGCFNQPAPLPRSALRFATTLQAVSIHACDFRDVDDVCFPRLKQLKLSRIIISETALCSLITSCTALQSLELHGIREVGIIRIISSTLRSIGVSAWSELVIEDAPCLERLISRVPFGLFHGQMKVRVIAAPKLKVLGCLTSQISELVIGSVIIKEMILVSFTTSVRTVKVLAVEFMGPNLDAILGFLRCFPCLEKLYIHLHLNMDMKNVRQHDTLVDPIECLDLHLGEIVLYNYQGKKRHVDFARFFVLNARVLKTMKFGVYGTGCNKIWMANQHRQLQLDNRASCHAQFDFKRNYVTSSSFSHNNKHIYDT is encoded by the exons ATGGGCGATGTGGCGGCGGCTTCGAAGCGGAGGCGGGACGGGCCGGAATCTCCGGCGATGAGGCACGATACGAGCCTCGACCACATCAGCCGCCTCCCCGACGAGATCCTCGGCACCATCATCTCCCTCATCCCGGACACCAAGGACGCTGGCCGGACAACCGTTCTGTCCTCACGGTGGCGCCACCTCTGGCGCTCCGCCCCACTCAACCTTGCCGTCAACCGCCGCCTCTCCAAGCGGAAGCACGACTGCATCGCCATCGTCTCCAAGATCCTTGCGGCGCATCGTGGCCCCGCACGCCGTCTCTCCCTCGGTGCCATCCGCCTGAGCCGAGACCGCTACGCCAAGTTCGACGGCTGGTTCCAGTCGTCCGCCCTCAATGGCCTCCAGGAGCTCGATTTCTCCGGATGCTTCAATCAACCGGCTCCGCTGCCTCGATCCGCGCTCCGCTTCGCGACCACGCTGCAGGCGGTCAGCATCCACGCCTGTGATTTCCGTGACGTTGATGATGTCTGCTTCCCTCGGCTGAAGCAACTCAAGCTCTCCCGCATAATCATCTCAGAGACAGCCCTCTGCAGCTTAATCACCAGCTGCACTGCGCTCCAGAGCCTTGAGCTTCATGGGATCCGCGAGGTCGGTATCATTAGGATCATCTCGTCAACTCTCCGCAGTATTGGTGTCTCTGCCTGGAGCGAACTTGTTATTGAGGATGCACCTTGCCTCGAAAGATTGATCTCACGCGTTCCATTTGGCCTATTTCATGGCCAAATGAAGGTCAGGGTCATCGCTGCACCGAAACTGAAGGTGTTGGGCTGCCTTACTAGCCAAATTTCCGAGCTTGTGATTGGAAGCGTAATCATTAAG GAGATGATCCTCGTTAGTTTCACCACGTCGGTGCGCACGGTGAAAGTCTTGGCTGTAGAGTTTATGGGCCCCAATCTGGATGCAATTCTTGGATTCCTAAGATGCTTTCCCTGTCTGGAGAAGCTATACATTCAC TTGCATCTTAACATGGATATGAAAAATGTGCGGCAACATGACACACTGGTTGATCCTATCGAATGCCTTGACCTCCATCTCGGAGAAATAGTATTATACAACTACCAAGGAAAGAAACGGCATGTCGACTTTGCCAGGTTCTTCGTTTTGAATGCAAGGGTGCTCAAGACAATGAAATTTGGTGTATATGGTACTGGCTGCAATAAGATATGGATGGCCAACCAGCATAGGCAGCTACAACTGGATAATAGAGCTTCTTGTCATGCGCAATTTGATTTCAAAAGAAATTATGTTACTTCCAGCAGTTTTTCCCATAATAACAAGCACATATATGATACGTAG